TTGCAGTATCAATCAGTTTAACAAACTGAGCATAAGTAACTTCAGCCTTGGCTTTATCTTTAGCCTCAACTGCCATTTCGAATGCTTTAACACTGGTTCTTACAGTACTCCGGATAGTACGATTGTGTGCTCTGGCTTTGAGATTCTGACGATGTCTCTTTGCAGCATCAAGTGAATTTGGCACTTATACTACCTCCTGGTTTAGTTTTTTTTAACTGACAGAAATAACCTTTCGTTATCCTTCACAGACAAACTGCCCGGATGGAAACTCCCTCTGCCAATCATTTGGTTACTACTTACTCTAAAATGAAATCGCTGGGTCTTCTTTCCTGACGTTTACATTTTTCGCATTCAGCAACATGTTTCATCCGTCCATTCTGAAAAATAGACTTCATTTTGATTTCGCCGCCGTCTTCGGCATGGACAAACTTATGTGTACCAGATCCGATACGGGCGTTCTTACTAACTCCTGCCATTTTTGACTCCTATTATACCGGAATGAGTAATTCATTCCGATTTT
This DNA window, taken from Oceanispirochaeta sp. M1, encodes the following:
- the rpsT gene encoding 30S ribosomal protein S20, which gives rise to MPNSLDAAKRHRQNLKARAHNRTIRSTVRTSVKAFEMAVEAKDKAKAEVTYAQFVKLIDTATGKGLYHKNMTARKKSRLHKALAAMA